The DNA region CGATCGGCGATCGCGTTCGCCGCGCCGAGTCGACCACCATTCTCGAGGCGTCGATAGCGCTACCGGGAGGTGAATCCAAAATATATTGGCCATTGAGTTTTGAGGAATGCCAATAATGAGAAGATTGCAGGGAATCAGATACGCACGGTGTGTCACCTCCTTCGCTGCTCGCGCTGAAAGCGGTTCTATCGATGCCTTCGTCCGCTAGAATCGGTTCGGTCGATGAAGCGAACGAGAATGGCAGTGCTCGAGGGTGAAGACTGCTCGACCCCCCTACTGGAAACGGATTTCGGCAGGCACTCTCGAGATAGTCGATATTCATCAAATTCTTGATTAGTGGTCGCGAGATTTATCAACTAGAGCCACCATTTGTGACGCGTGCCTGCAATCGAAGACGAGAACGGAGTGGTCTTTCCGTGAGCGACGAGCCCGAGGTTCTCGTCGTCGACGACGAGTCTCGTCTCGCCGATCTCTTTGCGGCCTGGCTCGGAGCGGACCGTCCCGTCGCCACCGCCTACGACGGCGAGGAAGCCCTCGAGAAGATGGCCGACTCTGTCGAGGTCGTACTCCTCGACCGTCGCATGCCGGGGCTCTCCGGCGACGAAGTCCTCCAGCAGATCCGTGACGATGGATACGACTGTCGCGTCGTGATGGTTACGGCCGTCGACCCCGACTTCGACATCATCGAGATGGGCTTCGACGACTATCTGGTCAAG from Natronosalvus rutilus includes:
- a CDS encoding HalX domain-containing protein produces the protein MSDEPEVLVVDDESRLADLFAAWLGADRPVATAYDGEEALEKMADSVEVVLLDRRMPGLSGDEVLQQIRDDGYDCRVVMVTAVDPDFDIIEMGFDDYLVKPVSKDELLEMVQEVSTRSEYKTDIQEYYALVSKKALLESEKADRELADHEEYQELSSRVDTLREQVDETISGMSTHDDFVGAFQDLQTEN